Below is a genomic region from Xiphophorus couchianus chromosome 9, X_couchianus-1.0, whole genome shotgun sequence.
AGTCTATGCCAGGAAACAAgtccatttaaattaaatggcACTTCCAAAAAGAAATGGGGTCAAATATGTAGTCAGAATTATGCCAATCATTGACAATAAAACTGCCTACAAAACTGTGTGGAAGATAGGCATTTTGTTAAGGGACATTCATCAAAATCATTACTGAGagtaaatgtatatatttgagtctttatgtatgtatgattttgttttggtgtggATTGGAGACAATACACAAAAAACTGTGTACTGAGTGAGTTTCCACAATGAACTACTGACCGAACAGAAGTAGTTCTGAAGCTCTGCTCGTGATCATCAAATATtcaggtttttgtgtttctgtattaGCAGGAAGAACTAACTAAATGatatttttcaccttttcaGACCATCATGGAAGGCAATGACGATGTGCGTCTGAACGCAGCGCAGCCGCAGAATGATGCTGAGGAGGGAAGAGGGGAAGTCCTTGGTAAAGTGGAAGACGGATCAAACCCTCTCACCAGTGACTCTTGTGATGGCAGCGGGACCAAAGGAGGGCTCTCTAACCATGTAGACGATCCTTCGCCCTCAGTGGTCGGTCCCGCCGCCGAGTCTCCTGGAGGAGTGGCCCTGAAAGTGGCCACCACCGTTCTCCACCCGGTGTGTCTGGGAGAGAGTCCACTGATGCTGCCCATCCACCTCCAGATGGCCGGAGCGGCCGCGCCTCAGCTTGGACAAATAGGGGCGGCGCCATTTTTGATAGCAGGCCAAAGCCCGGTGTCACTCCCATTGGTCCTGGACCAGCAGGTCATCCAGCACATGAGTCCCAACATCATCCCTCAAACCGCCACCTGTGCGCAGCTGCCCCTCCAGAACAATGTCCTGTGTCAGAATCCTCTGTCGTTCGGTTTGCCTCCGGCTATCGATCCAAAGGCAGCTGGACAGACACAGGAAGCCAACCTGCTGTCCCTCCTGCAAAATCCGGCGTTCGCAGCCATCCTGCAGGATCTTTTCCCTCCCCAAGCAGGATCTTCTGCCTGTCAGTCCCCAGGCTCTGCCTTTTTCCCCCTTCCTCCTCTCCCACCTCCCTACACCTCCCCTTTGGCTCCTCTGGTTCCACCTGCCACTCTCCTAGTCCCCTATCCCGTGATCATTCCCCTCCCAGTGCCTCTGCCTGTCCCTCTCCCCATTCCGATCCCCATTGCTCAAAGCGAGGACTCGAAAGGGAGCATGCCAAAACCAGTTTGCACTGTGAATAAAAGCACTCAAACGTCACCAAGAGATACTACCTCTGCCTCTTTATCTTCAAAGAAGTGCACACCTCATCCCCAGCCACAGAACG
It encodes:
- the rai2 gene encoding retinoic acid-induced protein 2, translating into MEGNDDVRLNAAQPQNDAEEGRGEVLGKVEDGSNPLTSDSCDGSGTKGGLSNHVDDPSPSVVGPAAESPGGVALKVATTVLHPVCLGESPLMLPIHLQMAGAAAPQLGQIGAAPFLIAGQSPVSLPLVLDQQVIQHMSPNIIPQTATCAQLPLQNNVLCQNPLSFGLPPAIDPKAAGQTQEANLLSLLQNPAFAAILQDLFPPQAGSSACQSPGSAFFPLPPLPPPYTSPLAPLVPPATLLVPYPVIIPLPVPLPVPLPIPIPIAQSEDSKGSMPKPVCTVNKSTQTSPRDTTSASLSSKKCTPHPQPQNASLSSPPLEEGQVLDLSVRACPIEPKQEYPSPQQDNVLDLSVPGVRKKCVQSERKVALESGQGATNASLSLGVECTPGLDSKLLGSLTSLEFSRQHKWLVDTGVAGSSSLSQEASLGGAGNLEIVSTSQTAKVIVSVKDAIPAILCGKIKGLSGVSTKNFSIKRDGSQGASLQQLYAMPSSSHGEQDPNNPHKKVTKNRAIKLRKVSSQEIHFLPIKKQRLAALLPRK